A section of the Vanessa tameamea isolate UH-Manoa-2023 chromosome 29, ilVanTame1 primary haplotype, whole genome shotgun sequence genome encodes:
- the LOC113396861 gene encoding uncharacterized protein LOC113396861: MATLIDCIVEFLRVRQLNIALAALLTLAYFVYQYRKTIFKLEEDDGLQRRCSSRMSRSRSKSRSRSRTRADYKLSDMKRRGRKPTRRCPDCSLCNFDE, from the exons ATGGCAACTTTAATCGATTGTATTGTTGAGTTCTTGCGAGTCAGGCAGCTCAATATTGCG TTAGCGGCCCTATTGACGCTAGCCTACTTTGTGTATCAATACCGGAAAACGATTTTCAAACTAGAAGAGGACGATGGCCTTCAACGCAGATGTTCAAGCAGAATGTCTAGATCACGAtccaa ATCTCGCTCAAGGTCAAGAACAAGAGCAGACTACAAACTGTCAGACATGAAACGAAGAGGCAGGAAACCTACACGGCGCTGCCCAGACTGCAGCCTATGTAACTTTGACGAATAG